A single genomic interval of Bacteroidota bacterium harbors:
- a CDS encoding PhoH family protein: MQEKLITIEGIEPQQIYGSNDYFLNLIKELSPNIKIVGRGNEIKIKGAEIDIERFELKFNRYLDFLKKGAPINDYQLFELFGDNTSSKQDKKDGTIHTHHHPHGVVILYGNDARPVMAKTLNQQKMVESCEQNDVVFAVGPAGTGKTYTAVALAVRALKNKEVKKIILTRPAVEAGESLGFLPGDLKEKIDPYLRPLYDALEDMIPLDKLKTFLENRTIEIAPLAFMRGRTLNNCFIILDEAQNTTDLQLKMFLTRMGKEAKVIVTGDLSQVDLPQKQKSGLKVAIKILNDIEGIKIIHLNNKDVLRHKLVVEILKAYEKEGIVVG; the protein is encoded by the coding sequence TTGCAAGAAAAATTAATTACCATTGAAGGCATTGAGCCGCAACAAATTTACGGAAGTAACGACTACTTTCTGAACTTAATCAAAGAACTCTCTCCCAACATTAAAATTGTGGGGAGAGGCAATGAAATCAAAATCAAGGGAGCTGAAATAGACATTGAGCGTTTTGAATTGAAATTCAATCGCTATCTGGATTTTCTGAAAAAGGGAGCCCCTATTAATGACTATCAACTATTTGAACTCTTTGGTGATAACACATCTTCAAAACAAGACAAAAAAGATGGAACGATTCATACACACCACCATCCGCACGGAGTTGTAATTCTATATGGGAACGATGCTCGCCCGGTCATGGCCAAAACATTGAATCAACAAAAAATGGTTGAAAGTTGCGAGCAGAATGATGTTGTCTTTGCCGTGGGACCTGCCGGAACCGGTAAAACCTATACTGCTGTTGCGCTGGCTGTAAGAGCCTTAAAAAATAAAGAAGTTAAGAAAATCATCCTCACCCGCCCTGCTGTCGAAGCCGGAGAGAGTTTGGGATTTTTGCCCGGTGACTTGAAGGAAAAAATCGACCCTTATTTGCGACCGCTTTATGATGCGTTAGAAGATATGATTCCACTCGACAAACTCAAAACCTTTTTGGAAAACCGCACCATTGAGATTGCCCCGCTCGCTTTTATGCGCGGACGAACTTTGAACAACTGCTTTATTATTCTGGACGAAGCCCAAAACACTACCGATTTGCAACTTAAGATGTTCCTCACCCGTATGGGAAAAGAAGCTAAAGTTATTGTGACAGGCGACCTCAGCCAGGTGGACTTACCCCAAAAGCAAAAGTCAGGACTCAAAGTGGCTATCAAAATACTAAACGATATAGAAGGCATCAAAATCATTCACCTTAATAATAAAGATGTACTAAGACACAAACTGGTTGTAGAAATTCTGAAAGCGTACGAAAAGGAAGGAATTGTGGTTGGATAA
- a CDS encoding phosphatase, whose protein sequence is MKFAAIDIGSNGIKFLISRPLEFDTPYPVFKKIEFTRLPLRLGDDVFKHNVIGEKKTALLIKSIKAFSLLMDVYNVDYYRACATSAMRDAENSKKIIKKIKEDCGIEVEIISGVEESGLIIKSFLHQLDEKSDYIHIDVGGGSTEISHLKNRKALITKSFNIGVVRMKEGKVKKKEWNELKDWVENYFPKLGKLKTIGTGGSMNKLYELANVKEGAFMSLRKLRSINYKIHKMSQHDRVYKLKLNPDRAEVIDYAGDIFINILEVAKSGHIISPDFGLKDGIVQDLWSEYFHDKKSPSLKAVPK, encoded by the coding sequence TTGAAGTTTGCTGCAATTGACATTGGCTCTAATGGTATTAAATTTCTGATTAGCAGACCATTGGAGTTTGATACTCCCTACCCTGTATTCAAAAAAATTGAATTTACACGTCTGCCTCTCCGATTGGGCGATGACGTCTTTAAGCATAATGTTATTGGTGAAAAGAAAACCGCATTGCTAATTAAATCAATCAAAGCCTTTTCCCTGCTGATGGATGTTTACAATGTGGACTATTATCGCGCATGTGCCACCAGTGCGATGCGTGATGCAGAGAATTCAAAAAAAATTATCAAGAAAATAAAGGAAGATTGTGGCATTGAGGTTGAAATCATTTCCGGTGTCGAAGAATCAGGATTGATTATCAAATCCTTCTTGCATCAATTGGATGAGAAATCTGATTACATACATATTGATGTGGGAGGGGGAAGCACAGAAATTTCGCACCTGAAAAATCGTAAGGCATTAATTACCAAGAGCTTTAACATTGGCGTAGTCAGAATGAAAGAAGGCAAAGTCAAAAAGAAAGAATGGAATGAACTCAAAGATTGGGTAGAAAATTATTTTCCAAAACTCGGCAAACTAAAAACCATAGGGACCGGTGGAAGCATGAACAAACTCTATGAGTTAGCAAATGTAAAAGAAGGGGCATTCATGTCGTTGCGTAAACTAAGAAGCATCAATTACAAGATTCACAAAATGAGCCAACACGACAGGGTGTATAAGCTCAAACTCAATCCCGACCGTGCCGAAGTCATAGATTATGCAGGTGATATTTTTATTAATATATTGGAAGTAGCCAAGTCAGGACATATTATCTCTCCGGACTTTGGGCTGAAAGATGGAATAGTACAGGACTTATGGTCTGAATATTTTCACGACAAGAAATCTCCAAGTTTAAAAGCTGTTCCAAAATGA
- a CDS encoding pentapeptide repeat-containing protein has product MKTQSMQDSYFTDRVFDKNSKLIKGEYENCTFNNCNLNGLDLSESSFYDCIFNGCDFSLAKLNKTTFNTIRFKDCKMLGLRFDTCNSFGLSFSFEGCLLNHASFFKTKIPKTIFKNSQLEGVDFSEAEMSSVIFDNCNLLHAVFSHSKIDKADFRTAYNYTLDPEINFIKSAKFAMSGIHGLLSKYNIEIE; this is encoded by the coding sequence ATGAAAACTCAAAGTATGCAAGACTCTTATTTTACAGACCGCGTTTTCGATAAAAATAGCAAACTTATCAAAGGCGAATACGAAAACTGCACCTTTAATAACTGTAACTTGAATGGATTAGATTTATCGGAATCTTCATTTTACGACTGTATTTTTAATGGATGCGATTTCAGTTTGGCAAAGCTCAACAAAACAACCTTTAATACTATTCGATTTAAAGATTGTAAAATGTTAGGCTTGAGATTTGACACATGCAATTCCTTTGGTCTTTCGTTTTCATTTGAAGGCTGTTTATTGAATCATGCATCTTTTTTCAAAACTAAAATTCCCAAAACCATTTTCAAGAATTCCCAATTAGAAGGGGTAGATTTTTCAGAAGCTGAGATGAGTAGCGTAATTTTTGACAACTGCAATTTATTGCATGCCGTTTTCAGCCATTCAAAAATAGATAAAGCGGACTTCAGAACCGCATATAACTATACCCTTGACCCTGAAATAAACTTCATCAAAAGCGCAAAATTTGCCATGTCGGGCATTCATGGATTACTCAGCAAATACAATATTGAAATTGAATGA
- a CDS encoding methylmalonyl-CoA mutase family protein, producing the protein MSERIFNDSGIEIKSEYIGGTERAGEFPYTRAIRKEQYRGKLWTMRQYAGFSTAEESNKRYHYLLNKGTTGLSVAFDLPTQIGYDSDHAMSMGEVGKVGVAIDSLKDMQILFDGIKLEDITTSMTINATASTLLAMYIALAKQQGADLKKISGTIQNDILKEYIARGTYIYPPKPSMRIITDIFEYCSKEVPKWNTISISGYHIREAGSTAIQELAFTLANGKTYVKSAIEKGLDINVFGKRLSFFFNAHNDFFQEVAKFRAARRMWAQIMKEMGATDPHAMMLRFHTQTGGSTLTAQQPENNIIRVAIQAMSAVCGGTQSLHTNGYDEALSLPTEKAAALALRTQQIIAHESGAALTDDPLGGSYYIEELTNQIETEAAKLIANIEHMGGAISAIEQGFMQQEIANSAYKYQKAIESGAKVIVGVNNFIEEEHRTETILKIDDSIRQSQAAKLEHLKNNRDKAKTALLLSEVENAAKENRNLMPYIIEAVEGLATLGEISDRLRKIFGEHKG; encoded by the coding sequence ATGTCAGAAAGGATTTTCAACGATTCAGGAATAGAAATCAAAAGTGAATATATTGGTGGAACTGAACGTGCAGGAGAATTCCCTTATACCCGAGCAATTCGGAAAGAGCAGTATAGAGGCAAATTATGGACGATGCGCCAGTATGCAGGTTTTAGTACTGCGGAAGAATCCAATAAAAGATACCACTACTTATTAAATAAAGGCACAACAGGACTTTCGGTAGCATTTGATTTACCTACTCAAATTGGCTATGATTCAGACCACGCAATGAGTATGGGCGAAGTAGGCAAAGTGGGTGTAGCCATTGATTCGCTCAAAGACATGCAAATTTTGTTTGACGGAATTAAATTGGAAGATATTACCACTTCCATGACCATCAACGCTACCGCCTCCACCCTTCTTGCTATGTACATTGCATTGGCAAAACAACAAGGAGCTGACCTAAAAAAAATATCCGGCACTATTCAAAACGACATTCTTAAAGAATACATAGCACGCGGAACCTACATATATCCACCCAAGCCTTCTATGAGAATTATTACAGATATTTTTGAATATTGCAGCAAAGAAGTACCCAAATGGAACACTATTTCAATATCCGGATATCATATTAGAGAAGCAGGTTCTACAGCCATACAAGAACTTGCATTCACGCTGGCAAACGGCAAAACCTATGTAAAATCAGCTATTGAAAAAGGTCTTGACATCAATGTCTTTGGCAAAAGGCTGTCATTTTTCTTCAATGCACACAATGATTTTTTTCAAGAAGTAGCAAAATTCCGTGCTGCCAGACGGATGTGGGCACAAATAATGAAAGAAATGGGAGCTACCGATCCCCATGCCATGATGTTGCGTTTTCACACCCAAACCGGAGGTTCAACACTGACAGCACAACAACCTGAAAACAATATAATCAGAGTAGCCATCCAGGCTATGAGTGCTGTGTGTGGAGGAACCCAATCACTGCACACCAATGGTTATGACGAGGCTCTGTCACTACCCACCGAAAAAGCAGCCGCTTTAGCACTTCGCACACAACAAATCATTGCTCATGAAAGTGGTGCTGCATTAACAGACGACCCACTTGGAGGCTCTTACTATATTGAAGAACTGACAAATCAAATTGAAACCGAAGCTGCCAAACTAATTGCGAATATTGAACACATGGGTGGAGCTATTTCCGCAATCGAACAGGGATTCATGCAACAAGAAATTGCAAATAGTGCATATAAATACCAGAAAGCAATCGAAAGCGGAGCCAAGGTTATTGTGGGTGTAAACAATTTTATTGAAGAAGAGCATAGAACTGAAACTATTCTTAAAATTGATGATAGCATCAGACAAAGTCAAGCAGCAAAATTGGAACATCTCAAGAACAATCGCGACAAAGCTAAAACCGCATTATTGCTATCTGAGGTAGAGAATGCAGCCAAAGAAAACAGGAATTTAATGCCTTATATAATAGAAGCTGTCGAAGGTCTTGCCACTTTAGGTGAAATCTCAGACAGATTGAGAAAAATATTTGGCGAGCATAAAGGATAA
- a CDS encoding antibiotic biosynthesis monooxygenase, translated as MIKRIVKMTFKPDEVENFLSLFDRVHPHIEQMQGCCKVELYSQAGCPNVMFTLSLWDSVEALENYRNSELFKSTWTQTKKLFSDKPQAWSINQIR; from the coding sequence ATGATAAAAAGAATAGTGAAAATGACTTTTAAGCCCGATGAGGTGGAAAACTTTCTGAGTTTGTTTGACCGCGTTCATCCTCATATAGAACAGATGCAAGGTTGTTGTAAAGTCGAATTATATTCACAAGCAGGTTGTCCTAACGTGATGTTTACATTAAGTTTGTGGGATAGTGTAGAAGCCCTTGAAAATTATAGAAATAGCGAACTTTTCAAATCAACTTGGACACAAACAAAAAAACTATTTAGTGACAAACCACAAGCCTGGAGCATTAACCAAATCAGATAG
- a CDS encoding MGMT family protein, protein MKNPSTSNEFFEQVLDVVKQIPRGRVTSYGAIARFLGAASSSRMVGYALNNLGHYDKHDIPAHRVVNRNGLLTGKVHFQSVSMEELLAQEGILVKENQVVDFEEKFWNPECLLS, encoded by the coding sequence ATGAAAAATCCGAGTACATCGAATGAATTCTTTGAACAAGTGCTGGATGTTGTCAAACAAATCCCAAGAGGTAGAGTTACTTCATATGGTGCGATTGCACGCTTTCTGGGAGCAGCAAGTAGTTCGCGTATGGTTGGTTATGCACTCAACAATTTAGGGCATTATGACAAACACGATATTCCGGCTCACAGAGTGGTCAATCGAAATGGATTATTAACGGGAAAAGTACATTTTCAATCCGTTAGCATGGAAGAATTGCTCGCGCAAGAAGGAATTCTGGTCAAAGAAAATCAAGTGGTTGATTTTGAAGAAAAATTTTGGAATCCCGAATGTCTGCTTTCATAA
- the nth gene encoding endonuclease III has product MNKSEKVIRILQVLDEKFPSPPIPLHHKDTYTLLIAVLLSAQCTDERVNKITPLLFAQADNPFDMSHLSVEEIREIIRPCGLSPAKSKAIFELSRILIDKYDGNVPNQIDLLEELPGVGHKTASVIMSQAFGVPAFPVDTHIHRLAWRWGLSNGKSVTQTENDLKRLIPKELWNKAHLQIIYFGRTFCPARGHNPHTCPICNFAGRKELFKKD; this is encoded by the coding sequence ATGAATAAATCTGAGAAAGTGATTCGAATTCTTCAAGTATTGGACGAGAAATTTCCCAGTCCACCTATTCCGTTGCATCATAAAGACACATATACGTTGTTAATTGCTGTTTTGCTTTCTGCACAATGTACTGACGAGAGAGTCAACAAGATTACCCCTCTTTTATTCGCGCAAGCAGACAATCCTTTTGATATGAGCCACCTTAGCGTAGAAGAGATTCGAGAAATAATCCGTCCTTGCGGGTTGTCTCCAGCAAAGTCAAAGGCGATTTTTGAGCTTAGTCGCATCCTCATTGATAAATACGATGGCAATGTTCCCAATCAAATTGATTTACTGGAAGAATTACCGGGTGTGGGACACAAAACAGCTTCTGTAATCATGTCACAAGCCTTTGGTGTGCCGGCTTTCCCCGTAGATACACACATACATCGGCTCGCATGGCGTTGGGGTTTGAGCAATGGCAAATCTGTTACTCAAACAGAAAACGATTTAAAAAGACTTATTCCAAAAGAATTGTGGAACAAAGCGCACTTACAGATTATCTATTTTGGCAGAACCTTCTGCCCCGCTCGCGGACACAATCCTCACACTTGCCCTATCTGCAATTTTGCCGGCAGAAAAGAATTGTTCAAGAAAGATTAA
- the dnaA gene encoding chromosomal replication initiator protein DnaA, with amino-acid sequence MTEEQLNHEGAWAKCLKIFRDNLTPQSFKTWFEPISPIKLENKILTIQVPSQFFYEWIEEHYVDLLQKTLRKVLGPGAKLEYNIIVENSNASKIPYTVNLPTSKQNKNTSNEVNMPLEVIAEIKNPFVIPGIKRLNINSQLQSRYNFDNFIEGECNRLARSAGFSIAQQPGETAFNPLMIFGGTGLGKTHLVQAIGNQVKINHKNKVVLYIQTGKFTNQYVEACKNNTHNDFINFYQQIDVLIVDDVHELSKKEKTQEIFFQIFNHLHQNGKQIILTSDRPPKDIKDVDERLLSRFKWGLSADIETPDFETRINILENKIYNEGITFTREVIEYIAHNLDNNIRELEGALISLLAQSSLNRKEIDLDLAKQVMKNLVKNAAREISIDFIQKVVCDYYNIDVDTVKSKTRKREIVQARQIAMFFAKDFTKASLKNIGSHFGGRDHSTVIHACQTVNDLIDTDKKFRYDVDELQKRIKINTI; translated from the coding sequence ATGACAGAAGAACAACTAAATCACGAAGGAGCATGGGCTAAGTGCCTTAAAATTTTCAGAGATAATCTTACACCTCAAAGTTTTAAGACTTGGTTTGAGCCTATATCGCCTATTAAATTAGAAAATAAGATTCTCACTATTCAAGTACCCAGTCAATTTTTTTATGAGTGGATAGAAGAGCACTATGTTGATTTACTACAAAAAACCCTTCGCAAAGTTTTAGGTCCCGGAGCCAAATTAGAATACAATATTATCGTTGAAAACTCCAATGCAAGCAAAATACCTTACACTGTCAACCTCCCAACCTCTAAACAAAATAAAAATACTTCAAACGAAGTAAACATGCCTCTTGAAGTAATTGCTGAAATAAAAAATCCTTTTGTCATTCCTGGAATCAAGCGCCTGAATATCAACAGCCAACTCCAAAGCAGATATAATTTTGACAACTTCATTGAGGGCGAATGTAACAGACTTGCTCGCTCAGCAGGATTTTCGATAGCACAGCAACCCGGAGAAACCGCTTTTAACCCATTGATGATTTTTGGAGGTACCGGTTTAGGCAAGACGCACTTGGTACAAGCCATAGGCAACCAAGTGAAAATCAACCACAAAAATAAAGTGGTGCTGTATATACAAACCGGAAAATTCACGAATCAATATGTAGAAGCTTGTAAAAACAACACTCATAACGATTTTATCAATTTTTATCAGCAAATTGATGTATTGATAGTGGACGATGTACATGAGCTTTCCAAAAAGGAAAAAACACAAGAAATCTTTTTTCAGATTTTCAACCATTTACACCAAAACGGAAAACAAATTATCCTCACATCCGACAGACCTCCCAAGGACATTAAAGATGTAGATGAAAGACTACTCAGCAGATTCAAATGGGGATTAAGTGCAGATATTGAAACTCCAGACTTTGAGACCAGAATCAATATTCTGGAAAACAAAATTTACAATGAAGGAATTACTTTCACTAGAGAAGTAATTGAATACATTGCTCACAACCTTGACAACAATATCAGAGAATTGGAAGGAGCATTGATTTCATTGTTAGCACAATCTTCACTGAACAGAAAAGAAATTGATTTAGATTTAGCAAAGCAAGTAATGAAGAACCTGGTTAAGAATGCCGCAAGGGAAATTTCTATTGACTTTATACAGAAAGTCGTTTGCGACTACTATAATATAGATGTCGATACTGTCAAATCCAAGACCCGAAAGAGAGAGATTGTTCAAGCAAGGCAAATAGCAATGTTTTTTGCTAAAGATTTCACAAAAGCATCTCTCAAAAACATTGGTTCACATTTCGGTGGGCGCGACCACTCTACTGTTATTCATGCGTGTCAGACTGTCAACGACCTGATTGATACTGACAAGAAATTCAGATATGATGTGGACGAACTTCAGAAACGCATCAAAATCAACACTATTTAA
- a CDS encoding lipoate--protein ligase: MIFVINPYTNPYFNLAAEEFLLNQFSQGFVMLWQNDNTVVVGKHQNALAEIDLRYINKNNIKLTRRISGGGTVFHDKGNLNFSIALPLKNESKIIDFRRFIDPVIEYLNSIHINAEASGRNDIIVGNLKISGNAEHHFRKEKLILHHGTLLFDSDLENLGNAIRNLHNKYSDLAVQSIRSSVGNIRPMLNQDMSLESFANGLSKHLINHFGITQIRDFTCDETDQIEALAVTKFEKDEWNYGYSPAYIFNSDFEYEHKQGKIYMEVERESIIKKIKIEHPNRILFDQIETLLVGQKHFPNRVDHIIKHLTHNHSHEMANLTYSFF; this comes from the coding sequence ATGATTTTTGTCATTAACCCCTACACAAATCCCTACTTCAACCTTGCTGCTGAAGAATTTTTGCTAAATCAATTTTCTCAAGGGTTTGTCATGCTTTGGCAAAATGACAACACTGTGGTTGTGGGTAAACATCAGAATGCATTGGCTGAAATTGATTTAAGATATATCAACAAAAACAACATTAAACTTACCCGTAGAATATCAGGCGGAGGAACGGTTTTTCATGATAAAGGTAATTTGAATTTTTCTATTGCGCTTCCTCTCAAAAATGAAAGCAAAATCATTGATTTCAGAAGGTTTATAGATCCTGTCATTGAATACCTTAACTCCATTCATATCAATGCTGAAGCAAGCGGTAGAAATGACATCATTGTTGGCAACCTGAAAATCAGTGGAAATGCTGAGCACCATTTCAGAAAAGAAAAACTCATTTTACATCATGGGACACTCCTATTTGATTCGGATTTAGAAAATCTCGGGAATGCAATCCGCAATCTTCATAATAAATATTCAGACTTAGCAGTGCAATCCATCAGAAGTAGTGTTGGAAATATCCGTCCGATGCTTAACCAAGACATGAGCTTAGAAAGTTTTGCAAATGGGCTTAGCAAACATCTCATCAATCACTTTGGCATTACTCAAATACGAGATTTTACTTGTGACGAAACCGATCAGATTGAAGCATTAGCTGTTACTAAGTTCGAAAAAGATGAATGGAATTACGGGTATTCTCCTGCCTATATTTTCAATTCCGATTTTGAATATGAACATAAGCAAGGGAAAATTTACATGGAGGTAGAACGCGAATCAATAATAAAAAAAATCAAAATAGAACATCCCAACCGTATACTTTTTGATCAAATCGAAACATTGCTTGTGGGTCAAAAACATTTTCCAAACCGAGTGGACCATATCATCAAGCATTTGACACATAATCACAGCCATGAAATGGCAAATCTCACCTATAGCTTCTTTTAA
- a CDS encoding DUF5106 domain-containing protein codes for MKKYLFSLVVLLTGLTACAQNKNNKNDYPPAKDGYAIAVKIKGMKPGSQFILANYLGDKPYARDTAFADAKGVATFTGKDRLERGIYMILLPGMSYFEVLSTDNNYFTVETDTTHEDYYQEMKITGSPENSRFVAYNLFLTQKGLERSKATDDNAKKTIDNEVQEYKHKQIAEYPKDLLSHILLMMDQPKVPEAPAGMKPEDAKQWQYNYYVAHYWDNVDFKEEGLTRTPGAIFQNIIDRFFDKVVSQDPDSLIKYIDQVEAKLDNNKELFRFYIWYLTRKYETSKVMCHDAVFAHMAKQFYCTGKAFWADSTLINKICEKAEKIGYTTCKTKVPDLRCEDINGVFHHLYQEKARYTVLIFWDPTCGHCKTVLPKVEELKKRMGDTISVYAVASEGKYDEWVKYSNEHPELMKLFTNVCKTDRYFPWPINRQNYDIQANPTIFLLDNEKKVIAKKIDENRLEEFIIYMLGEDNILPKDLVNARIKDFQAKHPEPKEEPAKPEEEN; via the coding sequence ATGAAAAAATACCTTTTCAGTTTAGTCGTTTTACTCACCGGGCTTACTGCTTGTGCTCAAAATAAGAATAACAAAAATGATTACCCACCAGCAAAAGACGGATATGCAATCGCTGTCAAGATTAAGGGGATGAAGCCGGGCAGCCAGTTCATTTTAGCCAATTATCTCGGAGATAAACCTTATGCTAGAGATACTGCCTTTGCTGATGCCAAAGGTGTAGCCACTTTTACCGGTAAAGACAGACTAGAAAGGGGTATTTATATGATACTATTGCCCGGAATGTCTTACTTTGAAGTTCTATCTACAGATAATAATTATTTTACGGTTGAAACAGACACTACCCATGAGGATTATTATCAAGAGATGAAGATTACTGGCTCTCCGGAGAATTCACGTTTTGTTGCTTATAACTTATTTTTAACCCAAAAAGGGCTTGAGAGAAGTAAAGCAACAGACGATAATGCCAAAAAAACGATAGACAATGAGGTTCAGGAATACAAACACAAACAAATAGCCGAATATCCCAAAGATTTACTCTCTCACATATTGCTTATGATGGACCAGCCCAAAGTGCCCGAAGCACCTGCCGGTATGAAGCCTGAAGATGCAAAACAATGGCAATACAATTATTATGTGGCTCATTATTGGGATAATGTCGATTTCAAAGAAGAAGGTTTGACCAGAACCCCCGGTGCTATTTTCCAAAATATCATCGATCGCTTTTTTGATAAAGTAGTTAGTCAAGATCCTGATTCTCTTATTAAATATATTGACCAAGTAGAAGCTAAACTTGATAACAACAAAGAGTTATTCAGATTTTATATCTGGTATTTAACACGTAAGTACGAAACAAGTAAAGTGATGTGTCATGATGCAGTTTTTGCTCACATGGCAAAACAATTTTATTGTACCGGCAAAGCTTTTTGGGCTGATAGTACACTCATCAATAAGATTTGTGAAAAAGCAGAGAAGATTGGTTATACAACTTGTAAAACTAAAGTTCCTGATTTGAGATGTGAGGATATTAATGGGGTATTTCACCATCTATACCAAGAGAAAGCGCGTTATACTGTTTTAATTTTTTGGGATCCAACCTGCGGACACTGTAAAACGGTATTGCCCAAAGTTGAAGAGTTGAAAAAGCGTATGGGAGATACTATTTCAGTATATGCAGTTGCATCGGAAGGTAAATATGATGAATGGGTTAAATACTCGAATGAGCATCCGGAACTTATGAAGTTGTTTACCAATGTGTGTAAAACAGACCGTTATTTTCCATGGCCTATCAACAGGCAGAATTATGATATTCAAGCAAATCCGACTATCTTCTTGTTGGATAATGAGAAAAAAGTAATTGCTAAGAAAATAGACGAAAACCGCTTGGAAGAGTTTATTATTTATATGCTGGGTGAGGATAATATCCTTCCCAAAGACCTTGTCAATGCCAGAATCAAAGATTTTCAGGCTAAACATCCGGAACCTAAGGAAGAACCAGCAAAACCGGAAGAGGAAAATTAA
- a CDS encoding SAM-dependent chlorinase/fluorinase, whose product MNIITLISDFGTSSHYVAGVKGALYAKLEEVNVIDISHDILPWNLEQAIFMLNAVRNNFVGNVFHLIGVNNNATHHIAARVGNHWFLAADNGILPEVLKSDNAEYFSLGQFPHPSFMESFYPEMVKKIIDNKVPGIETPEIVPEKRLFKSPQQQGNRLKAFYVYFDRYGNAIVNLHKDEFYAFVGKDRYKIIVNQSDAIERISASYYQAVQGELIAVFNASGYLEISFTFGNAKQLFGFDKTQHLFIERY is encoded by the coding sequence GTGAATATCATTACTCTTATTTCTGATTTTGGAACATCTTCCCACTATGTTGCCGGAGTAAAAGGTGCTCTGTATGCAAAATTGGAAGAAGTTAATGTTATTGACATCTCTCACGATATTCTCCCATGGAATTTGGAACAAGCTATTTTTATGCTGAATGCAGTACGAAACAATTTTGTAGGGAATGTGTTTCATCTTATTGGGGTCAACAATAATGCCACTCATCACATTGCAGCACGAGTAGGTAATCACTGGTTTTTGGCAGCCGATAATGGTATCCTGCCGGAGGTACTTAAGTCAGATAATGCAGAGTATTTTTCATTAGGTCAATTTCCACATCCTTCATTTATGGAAAGCTTTTATCCCGAAATGGTTAAAAAAATAATTGATAACAAAGTTCCGGGCATAGAAACTCCTGAAATTGTACCAGAGAAAAGGTTGTTCAAGTCTCCTCAACAACAAGGAAATAGGTTGAAAGCATTTTATGTTTATTTCGATAGATATGGTAATGCAATTGTGAACTTACACAAGGATGAATTTTATGCATTTGTGGGTAAAGACAGATATAAAATAATTGTGAACCAAAGTGATGCTATTGAAAGAATCAGTGCGAGCTATTATCAAGCTGTACAGGGTGAGTTAATTGCTGTTTTTAATGCCTCAGGTTATTTGGAGATTTCTTTTACATTTGGCAATGCGAAACAACTTTTTGGTTTTGACAAAACACAGCATTTATTCATTGAAAGATATTAA